A DNA window from Paenibacillus sp. HWE-109 contains the following coding sequences:
- a CDS encoding peroxiredoxin: protein MAERLVGKQAPDFTMETATGDGKEFGKASLSDYKGKWLVLFFYPLDFTFVCPTEITALSHAAAQFKELDTEILGVSIDSIHTHKAWINTPINDNGLGKLEFPLAADITKSVARDYGVLIEEEGIALRGLFIIDPEGELKYEVVNHNDVGRSVEETLRVLQALQSGGLCPMNWKPGDKNLVVK, encoded by the coding sequence ATGGCAGAGCGTTTAGTTGGTAAACAAGCTCCTGATTTTACAATGGAGACAGCTACAGGCGACGGTAAAGAATTTGGTAAAGCTTCTTTGTCCGATTACAAAGGAAAATGGTTAGTTCTTTTCTTCTACCCATTGGATTTCACATTCGTATGTCCAACTGAAATTACTGCACTTAGTCATGCAGCTGCTCAATTCAAAGAATTGGACACTGAAATTCTAGGTGTTTCCATCGACAGCATCCATACACACAAAGCATGGATCAACACACCAATCAACGACAACGGTCTTGGCAAATTGGAATTCCCTCTTGCTGCTGACATCACGAAATCCGTAGCACGTGACTACGGCGTTCTGATCGAAGAAGAAGGTATCGCGCTTCGTGGTCTTTTCATCATCGATCCAGAAGGCGAACTGAAATACGAAGTTGTTAACCACAACGACGTAGGCCGCAGCGTAGAAGAAACACTTCGTGTGCTTCAAGCGCTTCAATCCGGCGGATTGTGCCCAATGAACTGGAAACCAGGCGACAAAAACTTGGTTGTCAAATAA
- a CDS encoding IS110 family transposase — MKFKQRHSENQRIERITTNHLIVGVDIAKEKHVARAVNFRGIEIGRPISFENGREGFEKLFRWIQNLLAQKNLTSFLIGLEPTGHYWFNLTDWLTQNNHEVVLVNPLTTYRNKENRDNSQSKNDFKDALVIADAVCRGFYFPYYQHGDVYQRIRMVMNDREYWVNQQTSLKNRIFRLLDIHFPEYCRVFEDWTTVRSLASLKIFPLPADVRLLTPLEMVSLWREKGGMKRAGGRTGMEIATRLIAAARNSVGSKVGYVEARNDLKRLLEDYERLAERLREFEQELEGLLEPLPEVPLLRSLKGLSTLMISALLAGCGDLSKYAHGQQILSQAGMNLVNQSSGKHQGKVTLSKRGRPQLRKYLYLAVLTLVNNHPSFQQWHIHNVQVMKMKKHRSIFKLIGKLARIIIGMVKRQEEFKSDMEQQQAA; from the coding sequence ATGAAGTTTAAACAAAGACATTCGGAAAATCAACGGATCGAACGAATTACCACGAATCATCTTATCGTTGGTGTAGATATTGCCAAAGAAAAACACGTTGCTCGGGCTGTCAACTTCCGTGGGATCGAAATCGGACGACCTATTTCGTTTGAAAACGGAAGAGAGGGTTTCGAAAAATTATTTCGCTGGATTCAAAATTTACTAGCCCAAAAAAATCTCACTTCGTTCCTCATTGGACTCGAACCAACGGGGCACTACTGGTTTAATCTTACTGACTGGCTAACGCAAAACAACCATGAAGTCGTTCTGGTCAATCCCTTAACCACGTATAGAAACAAAGAGAATCGAGACAACAGTCAGTCCAAAAACGACTTCAAAGATGCTTTGGTTATCGCAGATGCGGTCTGTCGGGGATTTTACTTTCCTTATTATCAGCATGGGGACGTTTACCAGCGCATACGTATGGTCATGAATGACCGGGAATACTGGGTGAACCAGCAAACAAGCCTAAAAAACCGCATCTTCCGCTTACTTGACATCCACTTTCCCGAGTACTGCCGTGTTTTTGAGGACTGGACAACCGTCCGTTCCCTGGCCTCACTCAAGATCTTTCCGTTGCCGGCAGACGTAAGACTATTAACGCCGCTGGAGATGGTATCTTTATGGAGAGAAAAAGGCGGAATGAAGCGAGCTGGGGGTAGAACCGGCATGGAGATTGCTACCAGACTCATCGCAGCAGCCCGCAATTCCGTCGGCAGTAAAGTAGGGTACGTGGAAGCGCGAAATGATCTGAAAAGGCTTCTTGAGGACTATGAGCGCTTGGCTGAACGACTGCGAGAGTTCGAACAAGAGCTGGAAGGGCTGCTTGAACCACTACCGGAGGTCCCCTTACTACGGAGTCTGAAGGGTTTGAGCACGTTGATGATCTCGGCATTGTTGGCAGGGTGCGGGGACCTAAGCAAGTATGCGCACGGTCAACAAATCCTCTCGCAAGCCGGGATGAACCTCGTGAATCAGAGTTCAGGCAAGCATCAAGGTAAAGTGACCCTTTCAAAACGTGGAAGGCCCCAATTGCGAAAATATTTGTATTTAGCGGTACTCACACTTGTCAACAATCATCCGAGTTTTCAGCAGTGGCATATCCACAATGTACAGGTCATGAAGATGAAAAAGCACCGCTCTATTTTTAAATTAATCGGTAAATTAGCACGTATAATCATCGGTATGGTAAAACGGCAAGAAGAATTCAAATCGGACATGGAGCAGCAGCAAGCTGCTTAG
- a CDS encoding glycine cleavage system protein H, with product MSVPVNLKYTRDHFWIRQEGDRAVIGLTENGLEQLGMILYIELPERDAIVMQNEFIGSLETVDNEHDLNSPLSGKITAVNILLERASQLLNESPYDKGWLFAIQWSQASELERLWDANSYQAENPADY from the coding sequence ATGTCAGTACCTGTGAATTTGAAGTATACAAGAGATCATTTCTGGATTCGGCAAGAAGGGGATAGGGCTGTTATTGGGTTAACCGAGAATGGTCTCGAGCAACTAGGGATGATTCTTTACATCGAATTGCCGGAGCGGGATGCAATAGTCATGCAAAACGAGTTCATAGGCTCGCTAGAGACTGTGGATAACGAGCATGATCTGAATTCTCCCCTATCAGGGAAAATAACCGCAGTGAATATCCTGCTAGAGCGTGCCTCACAACTGCTGAACGAATCTCCCTATGACAAAGGATGGCTATTCGCTATTCAGTGGAGTCAGGCATCAGAGCTGGAACGGCTCTGGGATGCGAATTCCTATCAGGCTGAAAACCCTGCCGATTACTAA
- a CDS encoding extracellular solute-binding protein, giving the protein MSRQKRGVLTSLVSLTAISLLVAGCGSSTGSTTPSAAPTNEAKEPVSLKIMGNYDSPTLSEADQKFVKSLEEKNNVKVQFDIPPITGYAERLQLMLASGTYPDLVFFPGTTDVSFQNAVKDGILLPVNAYIDKFPELKKYTYPTALDSLKVKNDGDIYGIPRTSILRNDGFWVRNDWLQNVGVTVPADGQVTIEQFEDILKKFTFNDPDKNGKNDTYGYAGYVNVQTKVFEPVLTGPFGALGWQESKNGTYKYMDSKFDTSTTRYKDALAFTAKLYKEGVFDPDSATNDDTKSRERFWRGMTGVYPGFAGHYTWHLPEIQKQTPSADLTYIWVKGADGKILNAGATGATGAWGFWAITKTSKNPLKAAQFLNSWITDDTWTIVKDGYEGNDYTVKDGQKVGITPLPKDYVRTNTMRRAYDESFFIKVGTPQAVVDKIKPWLKTAVETAVVSKDLGYVPEAAKKPNYQDYKKTWDQTIMKIIMGKEPVDKFTELQSGWYKNGGDEYAKQMNDYIAGLKK; this is encoded by the coding sequence ATGAGTCGTCAAAAAAGAGGGGTATTGACCAGTTTAGTTAGTCTAACAGCGATAAGTTTGCTAGTTGCAGGTTGTGGAAGCAGTACAGGCAGCACTACGCCTTCGGCTGCTCCAACGAACGAGGCCAAGGAGCCGGTCTCTCTTAAAATTATGGGCAACTACGATTCACCGACGCTATCGGAAGCGGATCAAAAATTCGTTAAATCTTTGGAAGAGAAAAATAATGTGAAGGTTCAGTTCGATATTCCGCCAATAACGGGGTATGCAGAAAGACTGCAGTTGATGCTAGCCTCCGGTACCTATCCAGACTTAGTATTTTTCCCGGGTACTACAGATGTTAGCTTCCAAAACGCAGTGAAAGACGGGATTCTCTTACCTGTCAATGCGTATATTGATAAATTTCCTGAGCTTAAAAAGTATACGTATCCAACTGCACTTGATTCACTTAAAGTTAAAAATGATGGTGACATTTACGGTATCCCAAGAACTTCCATTCTTCGCAATGACGGATTCTGGGTTAGAAATGATTGGTTGCAAAACGTAGGCGTTACGGTACCGGCAGACGGTCAAGTGACCATTGAGCAGTTTGAAGATATTTTGAAAAAATTCACGTTTAACGATCCTGACAAAAACGGTAAAAATGATACGTACGGATATGCTGGATATGTTAACGTACAAACAAAAGTGTTTGAACCTGTTCTGACTGGCCCATTTGGTGCGTTAGGTTGGCAAGAAAGCAAAAATGGCACTTATAAATACATGGATTCCAAATTTGATACTAGCACTACACGTTATAAAGATGCTTTAGCATTTACGGCTAAACTTTATAAAGAAGGCGTGTTCGATCCGGATTCAGCTACGAATGACGATACGAAGAGCAGAGAACGTTTCTGGCGCGGTATGACAGGTGTATACCCAGGATTTGCAGGTCACTATACGTGGCATTTACCAGAAATCCAAAAGCAAACACCAAGTGCGGATCTTACCTACATTTGGGTAAAAGGAGCAGACGGCAAAATACTTAACGCGGGAGCAACAGGTGCCACGGGAGCTTGGGGATTCTGGGCTATTACCAAAACGTCCAAAAACCCACTAAAAGCAGCACAGTTTCTGAACTCATGGATCACTGATGATACGTGGACAATCGTTAAAGATGGTTATGAAGGAAATGACTACACAGTGAAAGACGGTCAAAAGGTAGGCATTACACCTCTGCCAAAAGATTATGTTCGTACGAACACGATGAGACGCGCTTACGATGAATCCTTCTTTATTAAAGTCGGTACACCACAAGCCGTCGTAGACAAAATTAAACCATGGTTGAAAACGGCAGTTGAAACAGCGGTTGTATCCAAAGATCTTGGTTATGTGCCTGAGGCTGCTAAAAAACCAAACTATCAGGACTACAAAAAAACATGGGATCAAACCATTATGAAAATCATTATGGGTAAAGAACCAGTCGACAAATTCACAGAGCTTCAAAGTGGTTGGTACAAGAATGGCGGCGATGAGTACGCCAAGCAAATGAACGACTATATCGCCGGCTTGAAGAAATAA